A part of Desulfatiglans sp. genomic DNA contains:
- a CDS encoding TetR/AcrR family transcriptional regulator — MIKKNVRKLGKQPRDVSEKTKETILKTALKVFAEEGFHNAKLRDIASIAGTTHSLITHHFGSKDDLWKAVVDYGLNLQENNILKILKSHKSADPVELFREFIKSYVSTIAKNTELSKILLHDNSRTSPHLVYLMERQARLHSIIEPVFNNAQKQGYFKGFRHDSFLVYVRALVETPIATRDITNKLLKEDILSKKGIKSHTERVLKFLFSKDQ; from the coding sequence ATGATAAAAAAGAATGTAAGGAAGCTGGGCAAACAGCCCAGGGATGTAAGTGAAAAAACAAAAGAGACTATTCTTAAGACAGCACTCAAGGTATTTGCTGAGGAAGGCTTTCATAATGCAAAACTGAGGGATATTGCTTCAATAGCCGGAACCACCCACAGCCTGATAACGCATCATTTTGGTTCAAAGGATGATTTATGGAAGGCAGTTGTTGATTATGGATTAAACCTCCAGGAAAACAATATACTGAAAATATTAAAATCCCATAAATCTGCTGACCCTGTGGAGCTGTTCAGGGAGTTTATAAAATCCTATGTATCAACAATAGCTAAAAATACTGAGCTTTCAAAGATCCTGCTTCACGATAACAGCCGGACAAGCCCTCATCTGGTATATCTGATGGAAAGACAGGCTCGCCTGCACTCAATCATAGAACCTGTGTTTAATAATGCCCAGAAGCAAGGGTACTTTAAGGGTTTTCGTCACGACAGTTTTCTTGTTTATGTGCGTGCCCTTGTTGAAACTCCTATTGCTACAAGGGACATTACCAACAAGCTCCTTAAAGAGGATATACTCTCGAAAAAGGGGATTAAAAGCCACACAGAGCGGGTATTAAAATTTCTTTTCAGTAAGGATCAATAG
- a CDS encoding 3-hydroxyacyl-CoA dehydrogenase family protein, which translates to MSDIMNITVIGAGLMGHGIAQLFAEKGYPVTLMDIKEELLVNALKNIRSNLVMMADNNIGTHKDIDKIISRIQSVTDMKGALSGADFVVEAVSENLDIKQDLFRKLDAMCRRKTILATNTSVISITEIASKSIFRERIVGTHFWNPPYLIPLVEVVRGNDTADETMEKTFSLLHAVGKHPVRVNKDVPGFVGNRLQHALWREAISIVEKGIADAETVDECIRFGFGLRLPVLGPLENADMVGTDLTLAIHEYILKHLENSPAPSPLLKMMVEDVDLGFKTGKGFMKWPEEKIKESRNKLQKYLLEKIKKEK; encoded by the coding sequence ATGTCTGATATAATGAATATAACAGTAATTGGTGCAGGTTTAATGGGGCATGGTATTGCGCAGCTCTTTGCAGAAAAAGGATACCCTGTGACATTGATGGATATTAAAGAAGAGCTTCTTGTCAATGCCCTGAAAAACATCAGGTCAAATCTTGTCATGATGGCGGATAACAACATTGGCACTCATAAGGATATTGACAAAATCATTTCACGGATACAGAGTGTCACAGATATGAAGGGAGCTTTATCAGGCGCAGATTTTGTGGTTGAAGCGGTTTCAGAGAATCTTGATATCAAACAGGATCTTTTCCGCAAGCTGGATGCCATGTGTAGGCGTAAAACCATACTTGCGACAAATACCTCTGTTATCAGCATTACCGAGATCGCATCAAAATCAATATTCAGGGAGAGGATCGTAGGCACCCATTTCTGGAATCCGCCATATCTTATACCCCTGGTTGAGGTAGTCCGCGGAAATGATACTGCTGATGAAACAATGGAAAAGACCTTTTCCCTGCTCCATGCTGTCGGGAAACATCCTGTCCGTGTAAATAAAGATGTCCCCGGTTTTGTGGGGAACCGCCTGCAGCATGCCCTCTGGCGCGAGGCAATCTCAATTGTTGAAAAGGGTATAGCTGATGCAGAGACAGTAGATGAATGTATCCGATTCGGGTTTGGACTAAGACTGCCTGTGCTTGGCCCGTTAGAGAATGCTGACATGGTCGGGACTGATCTTACTCTTGCAATCCATGAATATATCTTAAAACATCTTGAAAACTCGCCCGCACCATCTCCACTTCTCAAGATGATGGTCGAAGATGTTGACCTGGGTTTTAAGACAGGCAAAGGATTCATGAAATGGCCGGAGGAGAAAATTAAAGAATCAAGAAATAAACTTCAGAAATATCTGTTAGAGAAAATTAAAAAAGAAAAATAG
- a CDS encoding 3-keto-5-aminohexanoate cleavage protein, producing MGKVIITAALTGAIHTPSMSEYLPFRIKDMVEEAVRSYNAGAAVVHVHARNPENGIPSSSVEIFKDILSGIKARSNVIITPTTGGSYTMTPKERLSVVSALKPEMATFNAGSLNFALYPVLEKYRDFKYDWEEGYLKGTESFIFSNHFESLHIYSTTMNETGTRPEIEIYDVGQINNVAQLIREGYLKAPVYLQYVMGILGGIPATSDNLLYLIRESKRLLNEDFIWSVCAAGRFQFPMGVINVLEGGFFRVGLEDNLYLEKGVLAKSSAEQVEKAIRIIRELGYEPATPDEAREILNLKGIEKVNY from the coding sequence ATGGGAAAAGTAATAATTACCGCCGCGCTTACAGGGGCTATCCATACCCCATCCATGTCAGAATATCTGCCCTTCAGGATAAAAGATATGGTTGAAGAGGCGGTCAGGTCATATAATGCGGGCGCTGCTGTTGTACATGTACATGCAAGAAATCCTGAAAACGGCATACCCTCTTCCAGTGTTGAGATATTTAAAGATATACTGAGCGGAATCAAGGCCAGATCCAATGTGATTATCACACCTACAACAGGCGGAAGTTATACAATGACTCCAAAGGAAAGGCTCTCTGTTGTAAGCGCTCTGAAACCTGAAATGGCCACATTTAATGCTGGTTCTCTCAATTTTGCCCTGTACCCGGTTCTGGAAAAATACAGAGATTTCAAATATGACTGGGAGGAAGGTTATCTGAAGGGTACAGAAAGCTTCATCTTTTCAAATCATTTTGAATCTCTCCATATCTATTCAACGACAATGAATGAGACCGGCACCAGGCCTGAAATAGAAATATATGATGTCGGACAGATTAACAACGTGGCCCAGTTAATAAGAGAGGGTTACCTTAAGGCCCCTGTTTATCTCCAGTATGTAATGGGTATCCTGGGAGGAATCCCTGCTACATCCGATAATCTTCTTTACCTGATAAGGGAATCAAAGAGATTGCTGAATGAAGACTTTATATGGTCAGTATGTGCTGCGGGAAGGTTCCAGTTCCCAATGGGAGTAATTAATGTACTTGAAGGCGGTTTCTTTCGGGTTGGTCTCGAAGATAACCTCTATCTTGAAAAGGGTGTGCTTGCAAAGAGCAGCGCTGAACAGGTTGAAAAGGCAATCAGGATCATTCGTGAGTTAGGTTATGAACCTGCAACACCGGATGAGGCCAGGGAGATATTAAATCTGAAGGGGATTGAAAAGGTCAACTACTAA
- a CDS encoding SDR family oxidoreductase, with product MKKGDELLKDLFDVTGKVAIITGATGGFGSTISMALAMAGVKVMATGRGEDKLKSLVEKIKKEGGIASFSAGSPVNHDDVKRVVKETVDTFGRVDILITAAGTSKPAPIVEQPLEEWEMIMDTNVKGTYLFCKEAGKVMIAQGKGGKVVLLGSARGDLGMANYSGYSTSKGAVHLLAKTLGCEWGQYGINVNAIAPTVFRTDLTQWMFDDNAFYKNFLKRIPIGRLGEPEDFIGIVIYLCSKASDFITGAVIHTDGGYAAG from the coding sequence ATGAAAAAGGGTGACGAATTATTAAAGGATCTTTTTGATGTTACCGGAAAGGTGGCCATTATTACAGGGGCAACGGGAGGTTTTGGAAGTACAATCAGCATGGCCCTGGCTATGGCAGGGGTAAAGGTCATGGCAACAGGACGTGGTGAAGATAAACTTAAATCGCTTGTAGAAAAGATAAAAAAGGAAGGCGGGATCGCATCTTTTTCAGCAGGATCACCAGTAAACCATGATGATGTAAAGAGGGTAGTAAAGGAAACAGTTGACACCTTCGGGAGGGTGGACATTCTTATTACTGCGGCCGGTACGAGTAAACCTGCTCCAATTGTTGAACAGCCCCTTGAAGAATGGGAAATGATAATGGATACTAATGTAAAAGGTACTTACCTGTTCTGTAAGGAAGCAGGAAAGGTGATGATTGCACAGGGGAAGGGCGGTAAGGTTGTTCTGCTGGGTTCCGCGCGCGGTGATCTGGGTATGGCCAATTATTCCGGATACAGCACTTCAAAGGGGGCTGTCCATCTTCTTGCAAAGACCCTTGGCTGTGAATGGGGACAGTACGGCATAAATGTTAATGCTATTGCACCCACTGTTTTCAGGACAGACCTCACCCAGTGGATGTTTGACGACAACGCATTCTACAAGAATTTTTTAAAACGCATTCCAATTGGCAGGCTTGGAGAACCAGAAGATTTTATCGGTATAGTGATATATCTCTGTTCAAAGGCATCGGATTTTATAACAGGGGCAGTTATACATACTGACGGGGGATATGCTGCAGGATAA
- a CDS encoding PQQ-binding-like beta-propeller repeat protein gives MIMMTAINGKKIVLCVIAVFMALVFALSANAASDWPNYLGPTNDFQPELKEFTATSAEEVWRVQLKTAMSSVTIADGLLYTMGNDGTKKDEDTARDYVYCLDAKTGKEIWKFDYPCKLDPRLHPGGPSSTPTIHEGKVYTLSKFGQIFCLDAKTGKKIWDASAEQYKPEKPWWGFSSSPTIMGDAVILNIGTKGMAFNKDTGKLLWKSDGSVVAYATPKPLPVNMFNQPAVAIFTNEGFYIVDPATGNPLATYAKSWEEKSNCNAITPYIYKGGIYLNHSVHGMARLNLKGDMLTQEWLSTDAKYPNEWYGFNPQVIYKDNIYFLSSGRVKADKGLHCVNALTGKRVWFDQDFEFGSLIGIGDKMIMLTETGELIWGNIIDTKFKESYRKKILNGLCWSLPVLIGDNLYARDAEGGVVCLKLK, from the coding sequence ATGATAATGATGACAGCAATTAATGGTAAAAAAATTGTCCTGTGCGTAATTGCTGTTTTCATGGCGCTGGTGTTTGCATTAAGTGCAAATGCCGCATCAGACTGGCCTAATTATCTGGGGCCTACCAATGATTTTCAACCGGAACTTAAGGAATTTACTGCAACATCTGCTGAGGAGGTGTGGCGGGTGCAGCTTAAGACAGCCATGAGCTCTGTCACTATTGCTGACGGGCTTCTCTATACAATGGGAAATGACGGCACAAAAAAGGATGAAGACACTGCAAGAGATTATGTCTATTGCCTTGACGCAAAAACAGGTAAAGAGATATGGAAATTTGATTATCCATGTAAGCTTGATCCGCGTCTGCATCCTGGTGGCCCGAGTTCAACCCCGACCATTCATGAGGGTAAAGTCTATACCCTGAGCAAGTTCGGGCAGATATTCTGCCTTGATGCAAAAACAGGCAAAAAGATATGGGATGCCTCAGCCGAACAGTATAAACCTGAAAAGCCCTGGTGGGGATTTTCATCTTCACCCACGATTATGGGGGATGCAGTCATCTTAAACATCGGAACAAAGGGGATGGCCTTTAATAAGGATACAGGAAAACTGCTCTGGAAAAGTGATGGCAGTGTTGTTGCCTATGCAACACCAAAGCCTCTGCCTGTAAACATGTTCAATCAACCGGCTGTTGCTATTTTTACAAATGAGGGTTTTTACATTGTCGATCCTGCTACAGGAAACCCATTGGCTACCTACGCAAAGAGTTGGGAGGAAAAGTCCAACTGCAATGCCATTACGCCCTATATCTATAAAGGCGGTATATATCTCAACCATAGCGTACACGGTATGGCACGGCTTAACCTAAAGGGCGATATGCTGACACAGGAATGGCTTTCAACAGATGCCAAATATCCAAACGAGTGGTATGGTTTTAATCCGCAGGTTATTTATAAGGATAATATCTATTTTTTAAGCAGCGGACGTGTAAAGGCTGATAAAGGGTTGCATTGCGTGAATGCCCTTACCGGAAAACGTGTATGGTTTGATCAGGATTTTGAATTTGGAAGCCTGATAGGAATTGGCGATAAAATGATAATGCTGACTGAAACAGGCGAACTGATCTGGGGGAATATTATCGACACAAAATTCAAGGAGAGCTACCGGAAGAAAATATTGAACGGTCTTTG